Proteins from a genomic interval of Methanobrevibacter boviskoreani JH1:
- a CDS encoding DUF749 domain-containing protein — MFMATLGGIFKYKDLPEEMGPYVQFKATIEKREVKDDDEIAILDITGTTSHHVLFLDSYDNVDQIRDELKEADAKVNITTLKILEGHL; from the coding sequence ATGTTTATGGCTACATTAGGTGGAATATTTAAATATAAAGATCTTCCTGAAGAAATGGGACCTTATGTACAATTTAAGGCAACTATTGAAAAAAGAGAAGTTAAAGATGATGATGAAATTGCAATCTTGGATATTACTGGAACCACTAGTCATCATGTTTTATTCTTAGATTCATATGATAATGTTGATCAAATCAGGGATGAGTTAAAAGAAGCTGATGCTAAAGTCAACATTACTACTTTAA